GCACCCCGCGCAGGCGGCCGACGCCGCGCACGCGGTTGGGTGTGGCCGTGGTGAGTTCGTCGATGCCCTGCCCTTCCCCGATGACGCCGTGTCCGACGAGCCCCGCGGGCTGGCCAAGCTCCTCCAGGGTGGCGGCCAGTTTATCCACCAGCGGCGCCGCATACACGCCGAGCAGGATGTGCGCGGGACGGCCGGGGTTGATGAGCGGCCCGAGGATGTTGAAGACCGTGCGCCGTCCCTGCGCGGCCAGCTGCTTGCGCACCGGGCCGATGTGCTTGAACGCCGGGTGGTAGTTCGGCGCGAAGAAGAAGGCGTAACCCAATTGCTCGAGCGCGCGGCGCGACTTTTCCGGAGTCGCGGTGATTTCCACGCCGAGGCCCGCCAGCAGATCGGCGCTGCCGCACTTGGAGGTGATGCCGCGGTTCCCATGCTTCATCACAGGCACGCCGGCACTGGCCAGCACCAGCACAACGAGGCTGGAAATATTGAACCCGCCCGCGTGGTCCCCGCCGGTGCCGACGATGTCGATCGCCCGCGGCGCGATGGCTTCGACCCCCGGATTAATGGCCATGGCTCGAAACGCCGAGGCAAAGCCGGCGA
This DNA window, taken from Oleiharenicola lentus, encodes the following:
- the trpD gene encoding anthranilate phosphoribosyltransferase; protein product: MAALPALTLSLQARQDLDPEQVRAAAAALASPEVSDEPKAAFLLALADKGETPAEIAGFASAFRAMAINPGVEAIAPRAIDIVGTGGDHAGGFNISSLVVLVLASAGVPVMKHGNRGITSKCGSADLLAGLGVEITATPEKSRRALEQLGYAFFFAPNYHPAFKHIGPVRKQLAAQGRRTVFNILGPLINPGRPAHILLGVYAAPLVDKLAATLEELGQPAGLVGHGVIGEGQGIDELTTATPNRVRGVGRLRGVQGIWGAETFGLPTSSFDDLRGGDVTANLATVDAILAGRGPAGLVDTIVFNGAVALHVAGRTPAIAAGIPQARELLLGGAVRAKIASTREFYLK